The following coding sequences are from one Streptomyces sp. V3I7 window:
- a CDS encoding peptidoglycan recognition protein: MRVRRWWGAGAVVAAAVCGTLVAQGLIGGSASDGDGDGKPGPVRNEVRSTALKRSGDGDSATLGRRNAETFSMLGVTWQKPSDKVTGKVEVRTRAVNSGKWSDWLTLGSDNGEREDGAARGGTEPAWVGPSNGVEVRVNGKPKTQLPRGLRVDMIGSAGRSGSAGDVEPAAFIAEGSDPTSSESPTSEATDGTTSEPSSSESTTAEPSTSESASASESPSESATPSDSASDSASSSPSATEPTTPTIPPSTVPQPPITPRSGWGADESLSPEAPSYLPGGKIKAVVVHHTAQSNTYTCDEAPSIINAIYTYDVTTLGWKDLGYNFVVDKCGTVYEGRKGGVDLPVVGAHAYGFNSQTTGIAVIGTYTDSAPSQAALTSVARLAAWKLGQYGVDPDSTVTLTTAVDGQNLAGKTWGPGEELSFPAIHGHRDGYNTLCPGDAFYAALDTVRSLAAGPVTGLTLTSVTGTGLIGSTPYTNGPVTMNWSATTPASLISKYEVLVDGKSVTITEGSATSAKVTLAAGTHQLQVKAVHQSGRTATSAAVTVVAETTAPTFTTKPNLALRTGTVNTTAVPLTLNWKATDTAALKDVLLTTPVTKTYGPTVTTAQHTAKPGTATVWSLKAYDLAGNTATASTSGTPVILQETAATRSGTWTAKSSTSYLGGKSLTSKTKNASLAWTFTGRSVAWVVSRAATSGQAYIYVDGKKVATADLKSSTTAYRNAIWTKTWPASTKHTVKIVLLGTSGRPTVTTDGIVYLK; this comes from the coding sequence ATGAGAGTGCGTCGTTGGTGGGGGGCAGGCGCGGTCGTCGCTGCGGCCGTGTGCGGGACGTTGGTGGCTCAGGGGTTGATCGGGGGATCTGCCAGCGATGGGGATGGCGACGGCAAGCCCGGACCGGTCAGGAACGAGGTCCGTTCGACCGCGCTGAAAAGGAGCGGTGACGGGGATTCCGCGACGCTGGGGCGGCGGAACGCCGAGACCTTCAGCATGCTTGGAGTCACCTGGCAGAAGCCTTCTGACAAGGTGACCGGCAAGGTCGAGGTGCGCACGCGGGCAGTCAATTCGGGTAAGTGGTCGGACTGGCTGACTCTGGGCAGCGACAACGGCGAGAGGGAAGACGGTGCGGCTCGGGGCGGAACCGAACCCGCGTGGGTGGGACCGTCCAACGGCGTCGAGGTCCGCGTGAACGGGAAGCCGAAGACGCAACTGCCCCGGGGACTCCGCGTGGACATGATCGGCTCCGCAGGCAGATCCGGCTCCGCAGGTGACGTCGAGCCTGCGGCATTCATTGCCGAAGGAAGCGACCCCACCTCCTCAGAGTCGCCGACCTCGGAAGCGACCGACGGCACCACCAGTGAGCCGTCCTCCTCGGAATCGACGACCGCCGAGCCCTCCACCTCCGAGTCGGCGTCGGCCTCTGAGTCTCCGTCGGAGAGCGCCACTCCCAGCGATTCGGCGAGCGACTCCGCCTCCTCCTCGCCGTCCGCGACCGAGCCGACCACGCCCACTATCCCACCGTCCACCGTGCCGCAGCCGCCGATCACCCCGCGCTCCGGGTGGGGTGCGGACGAGTCGCTCAGCCCGGAGGCGCCGAGCTATCTGCCGGGTGGAAAGATCAAGGCGGTGGTGGTACACCACACCGCCCAAAGCAACACGTACACATGCGACGAGGCTCCATCCATCATCAACGCCATCTACACCTACGATGTGACGACGCTGGGCTGGAAGGACCTCGGCTACAACTTCGTCGTCGACAAGTGCGGGACGGTGTACGAGGGTCGCAAGGGCGGCGTCGATCTGCCGGTCGTGGGCGCGCACGCCTACGGCTTCAACTCCCAGACCACCGGCATCGCGGTCATTGGCACGTACACCGACTCCGCCCCCTCGCAGGCTGCGCTGACCTCGGTCGCCCGTCTCGCCGCGTGGAAGCTGGGCCAGTATGGCGTCGACCCAGACTCGACCGTCACCCTCACCACCGCCGTGGACGGCCAGAACCTCGCTGGCAAGACGTGGGGCCCGGGCGAGGAACTGAGCTTCCCGGCGATTCACGGCCACCGCGACGGCTACAACACTCTTTGCCCAGGCGACGCCTTCTACGCCGCACTCGACACGGTCCGCAGCTTGGCCGCTGGCCCGGTCACCGGGCTCACGCTCACCTCCGTCACCGGCACGGGCCTGATCGGCTCGACCCCGTACACCAACGGCCCCGTCACGATGAACTGGTCGGCGACGACCCCGGCCTCGCTGATCTCGAAGTATGAAGTGCTGGTTGACGGGAAGTCAGTGACCATCACTGAGGGCAGTGCGACATCCGCCAAGGTGACACTGGCCGCCGGCACCCACCAATTGCAGGTCAAAGCAGTGCACCAGTCCGGGCGCACCGCGACCAGCGCGGCCGTCACCGTGGTCGCTGAGACCACCGCGCCCACCTTCACGACCAAGCCGAACCTGGCCCTTCGCACCGGCACCGTGAACACCACGGCCGTCCCGCTGACCCTGAACTGGAAGGCGACCGACACAGCCGCCCTGAAGGACGTACTCCTTACCACCCCAGTCACGAAGACATACGGGCCGACCGTGACCACCGCTCAGCACACGGCCAAGCCCGGCACCGCGACCGTGTGGTCTCTGAAGGCGTACGACCTGGCCGGCAACACCGCCACCGCCTCGACCTCGGGCACCCCGGTGATTCTCCAGGAGACCGCAGCTACCCGGTCCGGGACCTGGACGGCCAAGTCGTCCACCAGCTACCTGGGCGGCAAGTCCCTCACCAGCAAAACCAAGAACGCTTCGCTGGCCTGGACCTTCACCGGCCGTTCAGTCGCCTGGGTGGTGTCCAGGGCCGCAACCTCAGGCCAGGCGTATATCTACGTCGACGGCAAGAAGGTGGCGACCGCAGATCTGAAGTCATCCACCACGGCCTACCGAAACGCGATCTGGACCAAGACCTGGCCCGCCAGTACGAAGCACACAGTCAAGATCGTGCTGCTGGGCACGTCAGGGCGGCCCACGGTCACCACTGACGGCATCGTGTACCTCAAGTAG